Proteins encoded within one genomic window of Fusarium musae strain F31 chromosome 4, whole genome shotgun sequence:
- a CDS encoding hypothetical protein (EggNog:ENOG41), which translates to MVKKTGPSKKTAPPKQNSSSKQSSKKSPVLLETSSPALQSEEQQQRLLNIFSSAFSNVLTSADFSRLLQEIKQALFNREFAAAFGREDYLEAYAARWSPTRALCYAAVFLSIKKHLDGILISKEETEDDTSITKERSVSHKEITESTQDDANDKLEGAELETFQDLKLDSTSPRRSATLRMLSVGGCAAEHVAFASYLQTTATDGHLTLLDSGPWTTVISLLEPITVNPPPISKYASTARQAANRSLLEKNQLSLDVVQRDVLDLDMDSLSAQCANGRVPIILTLLFTLNELYTTAGIGKTTKFLKSLGQVLASDSLVLVVDSPGSYSEAALGKEKKRYPMQWLLDHTLIETETPGYSWEKLQSDDSIWFRLPEGLSYPIPLENMRYQMHLYRLQKP; encoded by the coding sequence ATGGTCAAGAAAACGGGCCCCTCCAAGAAGACTGCCCCTCCAAAGCAAAATTCCAGTTCAAAGCAGAGCTCCAAGAAATCGCCTGTCCTGCTAGAAACTTCTTCACCAGCCCTACAAAGtgaagagcagcagcagcgtctTCTTAATATCTTCTCAAGTGCTTTCAGCAATGTTCTGACTTCAGCTGATTTCTCAAGGTTGCTTCAGGAGATAAAGCAAGCCTTGTTTAATCGAGAATTCGCTGCCGCTTTCGGGAGAGAAGACTACCTCGAAGCCTATGCTGCTCGATGGAGCCCCACGCGAGCATTATGCTATGCTGCTGTGTTTCTCAGTATCAAGAAGCACCTTGACGGGATTTTGATTTCCAAGGAAGAGACGGAGGATGACACAAGTATCACCAAGGAGCGCTCAGTATCACATAAAGAGATCACTGAATCAACCCAGGATGATGCAAATGACAAGCTTGAAGGGGCTGAACTAGAAACCTTTCAGGATCTCAAACTTGACAGTACCTCTCCTCGGCGCAGCGCCACTCTTCGAATGTTGTCCGTAGGCGGCTGTGCAGCTGAGCATGTTGCCTTTGCCTCTTACCTCCAGACAACTGCTACAGATGGCCATCTGACCCTTCTCGATTCGGGCCCATGGACGACGGTCATTTCTCTTCTCGAACCCATTACCGTCAATCCTCCGCCTATTTCAAAATATGCATCCACAGCACGCCAGGCGGCCAATCGCTCACTGCTGGAAAAGAATCAACTTTCACTGGACGTGGTCCAGCGAGATGTCCTGGATCTTGACATGGACTCCCTTTCAGCGCAATGTGCCAATGGCAGAGTACCAATCATCTTGACTCTGCTCTTCACACTCAATGAGCTGTACACAACAGCAGGTATCGGCAAGACGACCAAGTTTCTTAAGAGTCTTGGGCAGGTCCTAGCATCTGATAGCTTGGTCCTCGTAGTGGACAGCCCAGGAAGCTATTCCGAGGCAGCTTTGggtaaagagaagaagagatatcCTATGCAATGGCTTCTCGATCATACCCTCATAGAAACCGAGACGCCTGGATACTCCTGGGAAAAACTACAGTCGGACGACTCCATCTGGTTTCGTCTTCCAGAAGGCTTGTCTTATCCAATCCCGCTCGAGAATATGCGCTACCAGATGCACTTGTACCGCTTACAGAAGCCATGA
- a CDS encoding hypothetical protein (EggNog:ENOG41) encodes MGYGEIDQKAINTIRVLAADATAHSNSGHPGAPMGMAPVAHVLFNKFLNFNPKNPDWLNRDRFVLSNGHGCMLQYALLHLFGYDLSIDDLKAFRSVDSRTPGHPEAHDTPGVEVTTGPLGQGISNAVGLAIAQAHTGAVFNKDGFPLVNNYTYTFLGDGCLMEGVSSEASSLAGHLQLGNLIAIWDDNKITIDGDTAVAFTEDVPKRYEAYGWHVVKVDDGDHDLAGIEAAIKEAQSVTDKPTLIQLRTTIGFGSKNQGTHGVHGSPLKADDIKQLKEKWGFNPDESFAVPQEVYDFYGKRSSEGAAREQEWNQLFAKYKEQYPKEHADLVRRMSGELPEGWEKSLPVYTPSDPAIASRKLSETVLSKVESVIPELFGGSADLTGSNLTRWKEAVDFQPKSTGLGDYSGRYVRYGVREHGMGAILNGLAAYGTILPYSGTFLNFVSYAAGSVRLSALSRVRTIWVATHDSIGLGEDGPTHQPIETLAHFRALPNCLVWRPADGNETSGAYYVCLTAKHSPSIIALSRQNLPQLEGSTIEKAAKGGYVLREVEGADITLVATGSEVSIAVDAAKYLQDNKGVKARIVSMPCFEAFDLQDKEYRLSVLPDGIPSLSIEVMSTMGWERYTHEQFGINRFGASGAYKDVYKASFIDDCLHMIKYKFEFTPEGIAKRAVATIDFWKDVPNIRSPINRAFQQII; translated from the exons ATGGGTTACGGCGAGATTGATCAGaaggccatcaacaccatccgtGTCCTTGCG GCCGATGCGACTGCTCACAGCAACTCGGGACACCCTGGTGCTCCCAT GGGAATGGCCCCCGTTGCCCACGTCCTGTTCAACAagttcctcaacttcaaccccAAGAACCCCGACTGGTTGAACCGTGACCGCTTCGTCCTCTC CAACGGACACGGCTGCATGCTTCAGTATGCTCTCCTCCACCTTTTCGGCTACGATCTCAGCATCGATGACTTGAAGGCTTTCCGA TCCGTTGACAGCCGCACTCCCGGTCACCCCGAGGCTCACGATACTCCCGGTGTTGAGGTCACCACTGGTCCCCTCGGCCAGGGTATCTCCAACGCTGTTGGTCTGGCCATTGCCCAGGCTCATACCGGAGCTGTCTTCAACAAGGACGGTTTCCCTCTTGTCAACAACTACACTTACACTTTCCTCGGCGATGGCTGCTTGATGGAGGGTGTCTCCAGCGAGGCTTCCTCTCTGGCTGGTCACCTCCAGCTTGGCAACCTTATTGCCATCTGGGACGACAACAAGATCACCATTGACGGCGACACTGCTGTGGCCTTCACTGAGGATGTCCCCAAGCGATACGAGGCCTACGGCTGGCACGTCGTCAAGGTCGACGACGGTGACCACGATCTTGCCGGCATCGAGGCTGCCATCAAGGAGGCTCAATCCGTCACTGACAAGCCTACCCTCATTCAGCTCCGAACCACCATTGGTTTCGGTTCCAAGAACCAGGGCACCCACGGTGTCCATGGCTCTCCCCTCAAGGCCGACGATatcaagcagctcaaggagaagtgGGGCTTCAACCCTGACGAGAGCTTCGCCGTTCCCCAGGAGGTCTATGACTTCTACGGCAAGCGATCTTCTGAAGGTGCCGCTCGCGAGCAGGAGTGGAACCAGCTCTTTGCCAAGTACAAGGAGCAGTACCCCAAGGAGCACGCTGACCTCGTCCGCCGCATGTCTGGCGAGCTTCCCGAGGGCTGGGAGAAGAGCCTCCCCGTCTACACCCCCTCTGACCCTGCCATTGCCTCGCGAAAGCTCTCCGAGACCGTCCTCAGCAAGGTCGAGAGCGTCATTCCCGAGCTCTTCGGTGGTTCCGCCGATTTGACTGGCTCTAACCTGACCCGATGGAAGGAGGCTGTCGACTTTCAGCCCAAGTCCACTGGTCTCGGTGACTACTCTGGCCGATATGTCCGCTATGGTGTCCGTGAGCACGGTATGGGTGCCATTCTCAACGGTCTCGCTGCCTACGGCACCATCCTGCCCTACTCCGGTACTTTCTTGAACTTCGTCTCATACGCTGCCGGTTCCGTCCGTCTGTCCGCTCTCTCGCGTGTTCGCACCATCTGGGTTGCCACCCACGACTCTATTGGTCTTGGTGAGGATGGTCCTACCCACCAGCCTATTGAGACGCTCGCTCACTTCCGCGCCCTCCCCAACTGCCTCGTCTGGCGACCTGCCGACGGTAATGAGACCAGCGGGGCTTACTACGTCTGCTTGACCGCCAAGCACTCCCCTAGCATCATTGCCCTATCCCGACAGAACCTTCCTCAACTCGAGGGTTCTACTATCGAAAAGGCCGCCAAGGGTGGTTATGTCCTGCGTGAGGTCGAGGGTGCCGACATCACCCTGGTTGCCACCGGCTCCGAGGTTTCCATTGCTGTCGATGCTGCCAAGTATCTCCAGGATAACAAGGGCGTCAAGGCCCGCATCGTCTCCATGCCCTGCTTCGAGGCTTTCGACCTCCAGGACAAGGAGTACCGCTTGTCCGTCCTTCCTGACGGCATTCCTTCTCTGTCCATTGAAGTCATGAGCACTATGGGCTGGGAGCGTTACACTCACGAGCAGTTCGGTATCAACCGATTCGGTGCTTCTGGTGCCTACAAGGATGTCTACAAGGCAAGTTTCATCGATGATTGCTTACACATGATAAAATAT AAGTTCGAGTTCACCCCTGAGGGCATTGCCAAGCGCGCCGTCGCTACCATCGACTTCTGGAAGGACGTCCCCAACATTCGATCCCCTATCAACCGTGCTTTCCAGCAGATCATCTAG
- a CDS encoding hypothetical protein (EggNog:ENOG41), giving the protein MANLPSQHPTLSLHLSDVTLTPLITSASSQSHLESLTALTSSALSSQTAAQRLGLGRPQRLMVEYPDRGPVVIHSYLDPRDAVDTATNNAAATASSRPGSAPGSSHGPDSRAPRSEPAPPHDDPRSEDAAPLLVGVVVAGSADEAREARRASTRLERVGREFQREWAAESSQERANDEGQE; this is encoded by the coding sequence atggccaaccTCCCATCGCAACATCCCACCCTCTCTCTCCATCTCTCCGACGTCACCCTCACCCCGCTCATCACCTCGGCCTCGTCGCAATCGCACCTCGAATCCCTCACAGCCCTCACTTCAAGCGCCCTCTCCTCCCAGACCGCCGCTCAGCGACTCGGCCTCGGTCGCCCCCAACGTCTCATGGTTGAGTACCCTGATCGTGGGCCTGTCGTAATACACTCATATCTTGATCCTCGCGACGCTGTCGATACCGCTACCAACAACGCTGCTGCGACCGCCTCTAGCCGCCCGGGTTCAGCACCTGGGTCAAGCCATGGCCCCGACTCTAGAGCACCTCGTTCTGAACCTGCGCCGCCCCATGACGACCCGCGATCCGAGGATGCGGCCCCGTTGCTCGTTGGTGTGGTCGTCGCAGGGTCCGCAGATGAAGCGAGAGAAGCCCGCCGCGCATCAACAAGGCTAGAGCGCGTGGGAAGAGAATTTCAAAGGGAGTGGGCTGCTGAGAGCAGCCAAGAGCGCGCAAACGACGAGGGTCAAGAGTGA
- a CDS encoding hypothetical protein (EggNog:ENOG41) yields the protein MASTTHNAGLDHAITVKVMFEGITRRTKMPLRDMVPRTLESNIRTFLHIPGDAQVAFERYSDSAASYVLLEAENIPIYKQLYRAAKAKSKLKIRVTVKEQPKITVPKPVTVEDEHETAAFGSSPMGMDEAPKEAHETSAEPSPAPTPAAEVPAPTPASIITSPETTLPVRISPLSRTYNSALLSDAARLIEERRDARLDFESRLANLMERQSVLKQTPQSLPVTKHQRAPFSLPKSEGPSLNKCPAMFTHAGPGFAVCCNSCENNIPDVHYHCSTCDDGDFDLCQSCVDQGITCHGRDHWLIKRSTVDGQLVQSTTETIAPKPKPKAEVKVETVIETKVESKIPPPVQTFQLSKPIFEPLAAPWATLGIMRTCNCCVQEHPEAEFLHCTVCEDFDLCQPCFAKDKHGHHPKHGFAPAVKGTKMPHHVAAKMSPGRNHMHHAICDGCDKYITGIRHKCLDCPDWDYCSACIKSVKIIHPGHRFAPIYEPLTDVRARAPAAVHVGICCDGPLCSGSQAYPNYIRGTRYKCAICNDLDFCANCEASPINAHNKTHPLIQFKTPVRHISVTTTGENQDGQDMPEMGDHRSSSKSTETEVTVPSNSINPVRTIVDVKPTEPVPAKISVKTPESGVKKEIKKESTTPEPIPTPKAEFKGVFVRETIPDGTILPPNHVFEQTWTLRNDGKENWPAGCSVRFVSGDYMGHVDSNHPAGISELVSASESTVCYAPLGPGQEFPFTVLLRTPARPGKVISYWRLTSPDGEKFGHRLWCDVNVRIVKEEPKPEPEPEHEPAAIEEPKQENDSQASSQMIFPKLEKESPVASIHEAVKPVSVVEEPKESETIDDEWDYSEDGFMTDEEYDILDASDEEYLEEQKKKLATK from the exons ATGGCTTCCACCACGCATAACGCTGGTCTGGACCATGCCATCACCGTCAAGGTGATGTTCGAGGGCATCACTCGTCGCACCAAGATGCCTCTTCGGGATATGGTCCCAAGAACTCTTGAATCTAAT ATCCGTACATTCTTGCACATCCCTGGAGACGCTCAGGTCGCATTTGAGCGATACTCCGATTCTGCTGCGTCTTATGTTCTGCTTGAGGCCGAAAACATCCCCATCTACAAGCAGCTCTACCGCGCCGCCAAGGCAAAGTCTAAGCTCAAGATTCGTGTTACCGTCAAAGAACAGCCCAAGATTACAGTCCCTAAGCCTGTCACCGTCGAAGATGAGCATGAAACCGCCGCATTTGGTTCTTCTCCTATGGGCATGGACGAGGCTCCCAAAGAAGCTCACGAGACCTCCGCAGAGCCAAGCCCTGCACCCACTCCCGCAGCTGAGGTTCCTGCACCAACCCCAGCATCAATCATCACATCTCCCGAGACGACTCTTCCGGTCCGTATTAGCCCTCTATCGCGAACTTACAACTCTGCTCTCCTCAGTGATGCTGCGAGACTCATTGAAGAACGTCGGGATGCTCGTCTGGATTTTGAGAGCCGCCTTGCTAATCTTATGGAACGACAGTCGGTGCTAAAGCAGACACCCCAGTCTCTCCCCGTAACCAAGCACCAACGAGCTCCATTCTCTTTGCCCAAGTCTGAAGGTCCCTCGTTGAACAAATGCCCTGCCATGTTCACTCACGCTGGTCCTGGCTTCGCAGTCTGTTGCAACAGCTGCGAAAACAATATTCCTGATGTTCACTACCACTGTTCTACCTGTGACGATGGAGACTTTGATCTTTGCCAGTCATGTGTCGATCAAGGCATCACCTGCCATGGTCGAGATCACTGGTTGATCAAGCGCTCAACTGTTGATGGACAACTCGTCCAGAGCACCACCGAGACTATCGCCCctaagcccaagcccaaggcggAGGTCAAAGTTGAGACTGTCATTGAGACCAAGGTCGAGTCTAAGATTCCACCTCCCGTTCAGACATTTCAATTGTCCAAGCCAATTTTCGAGCCCCTCGCTGCTCCTTGGGCCACTCTCGGCATCATGCGAACATGCAACTGCTGTGTGCAAGAACACCCCGAGGCTGAGTTTCTTCATTGCACAGTCTGCGAAGACTTCGATCTCTGCCAACCATGCTTTGCTAAGGACAAGCACGGCCACCACCCCAAGCACGGATTTGCCCCCGCTGTCAAGGGAACCAAGATGCCCCATCATGTTGCAGCCAAGATGAGCCCAGGCCGTAACCATATGCACCACGCCATTTGCGATGGCTGCGACAAGTACATCACAGGTATCCGTCATAAGTGCCTCGACTGTCCTGACTGGGATTACTGTTCTGCTTGCATCAAGTCTGTGAAGATCATCCACCCTGGCCACCGATTTGCACCCATCTATGAGCCACTCACTGATGTCCGTGCTCGCGCACCAGCAGCCGTCCATGTGGGCATTTGCTGCGACGGACCTCTCTGCTCCGGAAGCCAGGCGTACCCCAATTACATCCGTGGCACCCGATACAAATGTGCTATCTGCAATGATCTGGACTTCTGTGCCAACTGCGAGGCCAGCCCCATTAACGCGCACAACAAGACTCATCCCTTGATTCAGTTCAAGACTCCTGTCCGTCACATCAGTGTGACGACAACTGGCGAGAACCAGGATGGCCAGGATATGCCTGAAATGGGTGACCACCGGAGCTCGTCCAAGTCTACTGAGACTGAAGTCACGGTCCCCAGCAACTCCATCAACCCTGTCCGCACTATCGTTGATGTGAAGCCAACTGAACCTGTTCCAGCCAAGATTTCCGTCAAGACGCCCGAGTCTGGGGTAAAGAAGGAAATCAAGAAGGAATCTACTACTCCCGAGCCCATTCCTACCCCCAAGGCGGAATTCAAGGGTGTATTCGTTCGCGAGACTATCCCTGATGGTACTATTCTCCCCCCTAACCATGTTTTTGAACAAACATGGACTCTCCGCAACGATGGCAAGGAGAACTGGCCCGCTGGCTGCTCCGTCAGATTTGTGAGCGGCGATTACATGGGCCATGTTGACTCTAATCACCCTGCCGGCATCTCCGAGCTTGTGTCTGCCTCAGAGTCTACCGTGTGCTATGCTCCTCTTGGCCCTGGTCAGGAATTTCCCTTTACTGTCCTTCTTCGGACACCCGCCCGGCCTGGCAAGGTCATCTCTTACTGGCGTCTTACAAGTCCCGACGGTGAGAAATTTGGTCACAGACTGTGGTGTGATGTCAATGTCCGAATTGTGAAGgaggagcccaagcctgAGCCCGAGCCGGAGCACGAGCCCGCAGCTATTGAGGAGCCCAAGCAAGAGAATGACAGCCAAGCCTCGAGCCAGATGATTTTCCccaagcttgagaaagaGTCACCTGTGGCTAGCATCCACGAGGCTGTTAAGCCTGTCTCTGTCGTTGAGGAGCCTAAAGAGTCAGAAACTATTGATGACGAATGGGACTATTCTGAAGATGGATTCATGACAGACGAGGAATACGACATCCTGGATGCTTCCGATGAGGAGTATCTGGAggagcaaaagaagaaactTGCCACCAAGTAA